A window from Streptomyces sp. NBC_00335 encodes these proteins:
- a CDS encoding AMP-dependent synthetase/ligase, which produces MSSRSPMEPVSETDGAVRPRTLALFTEWTGERYAAETALRHKGGEGASSGWSTVSYGQLRARVRESGRALLGLGVAPGERVAVLAETRPEWTYTHFGVLAAGAVLVPVYPTAGEEELAWVLSDSAAVMVVCDDAAQAARVEALRAQLPALRAVVEMDGLRALPGPAPEAELLARAAAVDPAADASIVYTSGTTGLPKGCRLTHANLGAIQDATLPLVKGGPGDSTYLYLPLAHLLAQLIQFTTLLEGGELCYFGGRIEDVIGELAEARPTHLPSVPRLFEKLHSVVLSLAESQEGGGARFAEAVRLGVLAAEGRLPAEDREAYEAADKSLYSLVRGAFGGRLKWALTGGAPIAPATLDFLRACGIAVFEGYGMTESGGVISLNHPDGLRYGSVGRPIAGCEVRIAGDGEVLARGPMIFPGYHANGTATAEALDGEGWLHTGDLGEVDADGYLHITGRKKELIITSAGKNITPTELEFAVQRSRYVSRAVMIGDRRPHPVALITLDAEEIAAWAARESVTLDPAAPGDHPAVRALVAGAVEAANATVSRPARVRAFRVLPEEFTVEAGTLTPTLKLRRRAVAERYAREIEELYG; this is translated from the coding sequence ATGAGTTCGAGGAGCCCGATGGAACCGGTGAGCGAGACGGACGGAGCCGTGCGGCCGCGCACGCTGGCGCTGTTCACGGAGTGGACGGGCGAGCGGTACGCGGCCGAGACGGCGCTGCGCCACAAGGGCGGGGAGGGAGCATCCAGCGGCTGGAGCACGGTCTCCTACGGTCAACTCCGCGCCCGTGTAAGGGAGTCCGGGCGCGCTCTGCTCGGCCTCGGGGTCGCCCCCGGCGAGCGCGTCGCGGTGCTCGCGGAGACCCGGCCGGAGTGGACGTACACCCACTTCGGGGTCCTGGCCGCGGGAGCCGTCCTCGTGCCGGTGTACCCGACGGCCGGGGAGGAGGAGCTCGCCTGGGTGCTGTCGGACTCCGCCGCCGTGATGGTCGTCTGCGACGACGCCGCGCAGGCCGCCCGGGTGGAGGCGCTGCGTGCGCAGCTCCCCGCGCTGCGCGCGGTGGTGGAGATGGACGGGCTGCGCGCCCTCCCGGGCCCGGCGCCGGAAGCCGAGCTGCTGGCCCGGGCCGCGGCGGTGGACCCCGCGGCCGACGCCTCCATCGTCTACACCTCGGGCACCACCGGCCTGCCCAAGGGCTGCCGCCTCACGCACGCCAACCTCGGCGCGATCCAGGACGCCACCCTCCCGCTCGTCAAGGGCGGCCCGGGGGACTCCACGTACCTCTACCTGCCGCTCGCCCACCTGCTGGCCCAGCTGATCCAGTTCACCACCCTCCTGGAGGGCGGGGAGCTCTGCTACTTCGGCGGCCGCATCGAGGACGTCATCGGCGAGCTCGCCGAGGCCCGGCCGACCCATCTGCCGTCCGTACCGCGGTTGTTCGAGAAGCTGCACTCCGTGGTGCTCTCCCTCGCGGAGTCCCAGGAGGGCGGCGGCGCCCGCTTCGCGGAGGCGGTCCGGCTCGGGGTGCTGGCCGCGGAGGGCCGACTGCCGGCCGAGGACCGTGAGGCGTACGAGGCCGCCGACAAGTCCCTGTACTCCCTGGTCAGGGGCGCCTTCGGGGGCCGCCTGAAATGGGCGCTGACGGGCGGGGCCCCGATCGCCCCGGCCACCCTCGACTTCCTGCGGGCCTGCGGGATCGCGGTCTTCGAGGGGTACGGCATGACGGAGTCGGGCGGGGTCATCAGCCTCAACCACCCGGACGGGCTCCGCTACGGATCGGTGGGCCGACCGATCGCCGGCTGCGAGGTCCGCATCGCGGGGGACGGGGAGGTGCTGGCCCGGGGCCCGATGATTTTCCCGGGGTACCACGCCAACGGCACCGCGACGGCGGAGGCGCTGGACGGGGAGGGCTGGCTGCACACCGGTGACCTGGGGGAGGTCGACGCGGACGGCTACCTCCACATCACCGGCCGCAAGAAGGAGCTGATCATCACCTCGGCGGGCAAGAACATCACCCCCACCGAGCTGGAGTTCGCCGTCCAGCGCTCCCGCTACGTCTCGCGCGCGGTCATGATCGGCGACCGCCGCCCCCACCCGGTGGCCCTGATCACCCTGGACGCGGAGGAGATCGCCGCCTGGGCGGCCCGCGAGTCGGTGACCCTGGACCCCGCCGCCCCCGGTGACCACCCGGCCGTACGGGCCCTCGTCGCGGGAGCGGTCGAGGCGGCCAACGCCACGGTCTCCCGCCCGGCCCGCGTCCGCGCCTTCAGGGTCCTGCCCGAGGAGTTCACCGTCGAGGCGGGCACCCTCACCCCGACCCTGAAGCTCCGCCGCCGGGCGGTCGCGGAGCGGTACGCGCGCGAGATCGAGGAACTGTACGGCTGA
- a CDS encoding AraC family transcriptional regulator, which translates to MGRRTVTVHHVRAVLAGARGSGLDTVPLLQEAQIPPLLLGDDRARVTPAQFARLFRALYRTTQDEFLGLSTVPSRPGTFAMMCRAALGCRDLGAAVERSATFYGLFPGGPELALEVDGGQAWFAVRNDFARDEERFLTECVLAIWHRLSSWLIGRRIPLAHASFAYPAPPHAQEYELLFDCPVRFGEARTGAAVAFDAHWLTAPLIRDEAALDAMLRRAPFDLLSRPAYGTTVAEQVRRTLTQALRGSPRLPELGEVAGRLAVSPATLRRRLQQEGTSFQQLKDHVRRDAAIAGLAESGEPIAELAARLGFSEDTAFHRAFRRWTGTTPGAYRIASGAESPGSPSGPEAPGSSYNHRAG; encoded by the coding sequence ATGGGGAGGCGGACGGTCACCGTGCACCACGTGCGTGCCGTGCTCGCGGGGGCGCGCGGCAGCGGGCTCGACACCGTGCCGCTGCTCCAGGAGGCGCAGATTCCGCCTCTGCTGCTGGGCGACGACCGGGCGCGGGTCACGCCCGCGCAGTTCGCGCGGCTGTTCCGGGCGCTGTACCGGACGACGCAGGACGAGTTCCTGGGCCTGTCCACCGTCCCCAGCCGGCCCGGGACCTTCGCGATGATGTGCAGGGCCGCCCTGGGCTGCCGCGACCTCGGCGCGGCGGTGGAGCGCTCCGCCACCTTCTACGGACTGTTCCCGGGCGGGCCGGAGCTGGCGCTCGAAGTGGACGGCGGGCAGGCGTGGTTCGCGGTGCGCAACGATTTCGCGCGGGACGAGGAGCGCTTCCTCACCGAGTGCGTGCTCGCCATCTGGCACCGGCTGAGCAGCTGGCTGATCGGCCGGCGCATCCCGCTGGCCCACGCCTCCTTCGCGTATCCGGCGCCGCCGCACGCGCAGGAGTACGAGCTGCTCTTCGACTGCCCGGTCCGCTTCGGCGAGGCGCGCACGGGCGCGGCCGTGGCCTTCGACGCGCACTGGCTGACGGCGCCGCTCATCCGCGACGAGGCCGCGCTCGACGCGATGCTGCGGCGGGCCCCCTTCGACCTCCTGTCCCGGCCGGCGTACGGGACCACGGTCGCGGAGCAGGTCCGCCGGACCCTGACCCAGGCCCTGCGCGGATCGCCGCGGCTTCCCGAACTGGGCGAGGTGGCCGGGCGGTTGGCGGTGTCACCGGCGACGCTGCGGCGGCGGCTGCAGCAGGAGGGCACGTCCTTCCAGCAACTGAAGGACCACGTACGGCGCGATGCGGCGATAGCCGGCCTGGCGGAGAGCGGCGAACCCATCGCGGAACTGGCGGCCCGGCTGGGCTTCTCGGAGGACACCGCCTTCCACCGGGCCTTCCGCCGCTGGACGGGCACGACGCCGGGGGCGTACCGGATCGCGTCGGGGGCCGAGAGCCCGGGCTCCCCATCGGGGCCCGAGGCCCCGGGCTCCTCGTACAACCATCGGGCGGGGTGA
- a CDS encoding DUF6232 family protein: MTVPPQEPPQETPQPPVAPPVVPPALPPVPRSLAHSQGPESQVPGWGEGVDEFGVTLRVSRRLLWVGQAVYPLHNVVRVQSFVLKPNRTKAALQFGLWMVVMLVLASLSKSISGSGVPLIIVLVMILLVAQLVWRLTRPNVFAMAVETSGTPLAVVTLARLDDLRGLVRRIVDAIEHPEKEFSIYVHQLQVKLGDYHFGDTVNINGGNGNKGILK, translated from the coding sequence ATGACCGTTCCGCCGCAGGAGCCGCCGCAGGAGACACCTCAGCCACCGGTGGCACCTCCCGTCGTACCTCCCGCGCTGCCTCCCGTACCGCGGTCGTTGGCGCACTCGCAGGGCCCGGAGTCGCAGGTCCCGGGGTGGGGCGAGGGGGTCGACGAATTCGGTGTCACCCTGCGGGTCAGCCGGCGCCTCCTCTGGGTGGGGCAAGCCGTCTACCCGCTGCACAACGTCGTCCGGGTGCAGAGCTTCGTACTCAAGCCCAACCGGACGAAGGCGGCGCTCCAGTTCGGGCTGTGGATGGTCGTCATGCTGGTGCTCGCCTCGCTGTCCAAGTCGATCAGCGGGAGCGGAGTGCCCCTCATCATCGTCCTGGTGATGATCCTCCTCGTCGCGCAGCTCGTGTGGAGGCTGACCAGGCCGAACGTGTTCGCCATGGCCGTGGAGACCTCCGGGACGCCCTTGGCGGTGGTGACGCTGGCCCGCCTCGATGACCTGCGCGGGCTGGTACGGCGCATCGTCGATGCCATCGAGCACCCCGAGAAGGAGTTCTCGATCTACGTGCACCAGCTGCAGGTGAAGCTCGGGGACTACCACTTCGGCGACACCGTCAACATCAACGGCGGCAACGGAAACAAGGGGATACTGAAGTGA
- a CDS encoding DUF6232 family protein, with protein sequence MESNGATAPPPPQQPPSRQPSQPPVQPPSPSPRPPQGPALPPLPRGSGARGVHLRISRRLLWVGRAAYPLHNIVRVQTTVLTPDREKAVVQFLKWAGVLIAAYVLVALLADAGSGYSGDEDSDVEAMRGVAIIVGICLLGQLVYRLSRPDVHAMVVEVTSASIALVTMEDESQLDAVVQNLVHAIDHPEAEFSIRMEKVELNLKSYHLGDSVNIYGGVGNTGVVKT encoded by the coding sequence ATGGAATCCAACGGGGCCACAGCACCGCCGCCACCACAGCAGCCGCCTTCGCGGCAGCCTTCGCAGCCACCCGTGCAGCCGCCCTCGCCGTCACCGCGGCCACCGCAGGGACCGGCGCTGCCGCCACTGCCGCGGGGCTCGGGGGCCCGTGGCGTCCATCTGCGGATCAGCCGACGGCTGTTGTGGGTGGGCCGGGCCGCCTATCCGCTGCACAACATCGTCCGGGTGCAGACCACCGTGCTGACGCCCGACCGGGAGAAGGCCGTCGTCCAGTTCCTGAAGTGGGCGGGCGTCCTGATCGCGGCCTACGTCCTGGTCGCACTGCTCGCCGACGCCGGCTCGGGCTACTCGGGTGACGAGGACTCCGACGTCGAGGCGATGAGGGGTGTCGCGATCATCGTGGGGATCTGCCTCCTGGGGCAGCTCGTCTACCGGCTGAGCAGGCCGGACGTGCACGCCATGGTCGTGGAGGTGACCAGCGCCTCCATCGCGCTGGTCACGATGGAGGACGAAAGCCAACTGGACGCAGTAGTGCAGAACTTGGTCCACGCCATCGACCACCCGGAGGCGGAGTTCTCCATCCGGATGGAGAAGGTGGAGCTGAACCTGAAGAGCTACCACCTCGGCGACAGCGTGAACATCTACGGCGGTGTGGGCAACACGGGTGTGGTGAAGACATGA
- a CDS encoding lipase family protein codes for MRIRSSALAAVATLALSAAIPGTADAAQESITTSEAAKTATARPGDIVGSAPSAFHPLPGQPTHTKAWKIHYNSTTADGAPNVVSGTVIVPQDGRTGPRPLITYAVGTVGMGDSCAPSNNLPYGTALEANLIQQLTLRGWAVVVTDYEGLGTPGVHTYTVGPSAGHAVLDAARAATRLPEAGLSADTPVGIMGYSQGGQASSWAAELQGSYAPELQVKGTATGGVPADLLKVADFNNGSYGSGLIFMAAAGQDAAFPELKLDSYLNPAGKLLVGAMKDNCVAIDSIAGSFKRISDLTTRNPLAQPDWQARLNQSKLGRTAPAAPVYQYHALGDELIPYAVGSRLRSDWCARGTNLEFDTIWIGEHVSGVITQSLAAGNWLADRFAGRTARPNC; via the coding sequence ATGCGCATCCGAAGCTCAGCACTCGCCGCAGTGGCCACCCTGGCCCTCTCGGCCGCGATCCCCGGCACGGCCGACGCCGCCCAGGAGAGCATCACCACCTCCGAGGCCGCGAAGACCGCCACCGCCCGCCCCGGCGACATCGTCGGCAGCGCGCCGTCCGCGTTCCACCCGCTGCCCGGCCAGCCCACCCACACCAAGGCCTGGAAGATCCACTACAACTCCACGACCGCCGACGGAGCCCCGAACGTGGTCTCCGGCACCGTGATCGTCCCGCAGGACGGCCGCACCGGCCCGCGCCCCCTCATCACCTACGCCGTCGGCACCGTCGGCATGGGCGATTCCTGCGCGCCGAGCAACAACCTCCCGTACGGCACCGCCCTGGAGGCCAACCTCATCCAGCAGCTCACCCTGCGCGGCTGGGCCGTCGTCGTCACCGACTACGAGGGCCTCGGCACCCCCGGCGTGCACACCTACACCGTCGGCCCCTCCGCCGGCCACGCCGTGCTCGACGCCGCCCGCGCCGCCACCCGCCTGCCCGAGGCCGGGCTGTCCGCCGACACGCCCGTCGGCATCATGGGGTACTCCCAGGGCGGCCAGGCCAGCAGCTGGGCCGCCGAGCTGCAGGGCTCGTACGCACCGGAGTTGCAGGTCAAGGGCACCGCGACGGGCGGCGTCCCGGCCGATCTGCTCAAGGTGGCCGACTTCAACAACGGCTCCTACGGTTCCGGCCTCATCTTCATGGCCGCCGCCGGCCAGGACGCGGCCTTCCCGGAGCTGAAGCTCGACTCCTACCTCAACCCGGCCGGGAAGCTCCTGGTGGGCGCCATGAAGGACAACTGCGTGGCCATCGACTCCATCGCCGGCTCCTTCAAGCGGATCTCCGACCTCACCACCCGCAACCCGCTCGCGCAGCCGGACTGGCAGGCCCGGCTGAACCAGAGCAAGCTCGGGCGCACCGCCCCGGCCGCGCCCGTGTACCAGTACCACGCCCTCGGCGACGAGCTCATCCCGTACGCCGTCGGGAGCCGGCTGCGCTCCGACTGGTGCGCGCGGGGCACGAACCTCGAATTCGACACCATCTGGATCGGCGAGCACGTCAGCGGCGTGATCACGCAGTCCCTGGCGGCGGGCAACTGGCTCGCGGACCGCTTCGCGGGCCGTACGGCTCGCCCCAACTGCTGA
- a CDS encoding alpha/beta hydrolase gives MHRSRSRSRSASRARTRMAAGAMGAALAGSLLAAAPAPAPASTRIQWGACPEKPVPAGMRCGTLTVPLDYEAKGQGQATAKATVRIAVAKLPATAPTGKHLGSLVLNFGGPGAPGVSTLAADPNAFAELNKRYDLVVFDPRGVGHSAPLTCGGAAGAGDAAPDGPAEELAALRAAAKRCALDSGPVLPYVGTVSVARDMDLLRQALGEEKLDFLGFSYGTRLGAVYAALFPRRTGRMVLDGVDTLTEPLGEQALLSAVGQQRALDNFLVWCAHRQGCVYGTNTRTAKEKVQALITRLDAAPLTGEGGLRFTGQDVADAIGAALYSQKAWPDLADALALVERSGDPVGLMQLGGPDEPLPPPPPPPPPPPPPPPPPSSLREEPDADALPAVPADNATAALVAVNCADDPDRGDAKASPAAVARELAELRPVFLAASPIFGPRQLMTVLACYGRPAGTDFIRRIDRPAGVPRILLVGTRGDPATPYEWTEETAKRLGNTVVVDYKGDGHTGYVASRCVQGYVDHFLIDGRLPSGTRSCPAEE, from the coding sequence GTGCACCGTTCCCGTTCCCGTTCCCGCTCGGCTTCGAGGGCCCGCACCCGGATGGCCGCCGGAGCCATGGGCGCCGCCCTGGCCGGATCCCTCCTCGCCGCCGCCCCCGCTCCGGCCCCCGCGAGTACGCGGATCCAGTGGGGCGCATGCCCCGAGAAGCCCGTGCCCGCCGGCATGCGCTGCGGCACCCTCACCGTGCCGCTCGACTACGAAGCCAAGGGCCAGGGCCAAGCCACGGCCAAGGCAACGGTCCGGATAGCCGTGGCCAAGCTCCCCGCCACCGCACCCACCGGCAAACACCTCGGCTCCCTCGTCCTGAACTTCGGCGGCCCCGGCGCCCCCGGAGTCTCCACGCTCGCCGCCGACCCCAACGCCTTCGCGGAGCTCAACAAGCGCTACGACCTCGTCGTCTTCGACCCCCGCGGCGTAGGCCACAGCGCCCCCCTCACCTGTGGAGGAGCGGCCGGAGCCGGGGACGCGGCCCCCGACGGGCCCGCCGAGGAGCTCGCCGCCCTGCGCGCCGCAGCCAAGCGCTGCGCGCTGGACTCCGGCCCGGTGCTCCCGTACGTCGGTACCGTCAGCGTGGCCCGCGACATGGACCTGCTGCGCCAGGCCCTCGGGGAGGAGAAGCTCGACTTCCTCGGCTTCTCCTACGGCACGCGCCTCGGCGCGGTCTACGCCGCGCTGTTCCCGCGCCGCACCGGCCGGATGGTCCTCGACGGGGTCGACACCCTTACCGAGCCGCTCGGCGAGCAGGCCCTGCTGTCGGCGGTCGGCCAGCAGCGGGCGCTGGACAACTTCCTCGTCTGGTGCGCCCACCGGCAGGGCTGCGTCTACGGCACGAACACCCGTACCGCCAAGGAGAAGGTCCAGGCCCTCATCACCCGATTGGACGCGGCGCCGCTGACCGGCGAGGGCGGACTGCGCTTCACCGGGCAGGACGTGGCCGACGCCATCGGGGCCGCCCTGTACTCGCAGAAGGCCTGGCCCGACCTCGCGGACGCCCTCGCGCTGGTCGAGCGCAGCGGTGACCCGGTGGGGCTGATGCAGCTCGGCGGTCCGGACGAACCGCTTCCGCCTCCCCCTCCCCCTCCCCCTCCCCCTCCCCCTCCCCCTCCGCCCCCGTCATCCCTCCGGGAGGAGCCCGACGCCGACGCCCTCCCCGCCGTGCCCGCCGACAACGCCACCGCCGCGCTCGTCGCCGTGAACTGCGCCGATGACCCGGACCGCGGCGACGCCAAGGCCTCCCCGGCGGCCGTCGCGCGGGAGCTGGCGGAGCTCCGGCCGGTCTTCCTGGCCGCCTCGCCGATCTTCGGCCCGCGCCAGCTGATGACGGTGCTGGCCTGCTACGGGCGCCCCGCCGGCACCGATTTCATCCGCAGGATCGACCGCCCCGCCGGGGTTCCGCGCATCCTGCTCGTCGGTACGCGCGGAGACCCGGCCACCCCGTACGAGTGGACGGAGGAGACGGCGAAGCGGCTCGGCAACACCGTGGTCGTGGACTACAAGGGCGACGGCCACACCGGATACGTCGCCTCGCGCTGCGTGCAGGGGTACGTGGACCACTTCCTGATCGACGGCCGGCTGCCGTCCGGGACGCGCTCCTGCCCCGCCGAGGAGTGA
- a CDS encoding AMP-dependent synthetase/ligase — MKAVEPVKTVIEGRVREVWVPPLAPVPVRGSLGDIPFDNAREAPREPVLARKQPDGTWRDVTAAEFAGAVLAVAKGLIAEGLRPGDRLAIMARTTYEWTLLDFAGWAAGLITVPVYPTSSAIQARWIIQDSGAVACAVEDKVQARIISSERANLPWLRHLWEFDTGAVARLVKAGEHVPDEVVAARRAGCAPESVATLIYTSGTTGQPKGCVLTHANFFAEVDNSVELLHPVFKSVSKDPASTLLFLPLSHVFGRMVAVGCMRARVKLGHAPSISSEDLLADLAGFRPTFLLAIPYVLEKVYNTARATAEKMGRASSFDRAARIARSLGEIAVVEGKRPGLGLRVARALYEPLVYRRIRAALGGRVRYILSGGSPLGRRLAAFYTGAGIEVFEGYGLTETTAAATVTPPLRPRLGTVGWPLPGTAVRIADDGEVLLRGPHVFAGYWNSGIAVGGEQWLYTGDIGELDADGYLTITGRKKDVIITSGGKNVAPAPLEDWLRAHPLVGQCIVVGDNRPYVTALITLEPEGLQHWRQMHKKTGIPIRELVGDEDLRADLQRAVDDANRLVSRAESIRRFAVLAGDFTEERGHLTPSLKLKRGVIVRDYAREIDALYRT; from the coding sequence CTGAAGGCCGTCGAGCCCGTCAAGACCGTGATCGAGGGCCGGGTTCGTGAGGTGTGGGTGCCCCCGCTGGCGCCGGTGCCGGTCCGCGGATCCCTCGGGGACATCCCCTTCGACAATGCCCGGGAGGCGCCGAGGGAGCCCGTACTCGCGCGCAAGCAGCCGGACGGGACCTGGCGGGACGTCACCGCAGCCGAGTTCGCCGGGGCGGTGCTCGCCGTCGCGAAGGGGCTGATCGCCGAAGGGCTGCGGCCCGGCGACCGGCTGGCCATCATGGCGAGGACCACCTACGAGTGGACCCTGCTGGACTTCGCGGGCTGGGCGGCCGGGCTGATCACCGTACCGGTCTACCCGACCTCCTCCGCGATCCAGGCGCGTTGGATCATCCAGGACTCGGGCGCCGTGGCCTGCGCCGTGGAGGACAAGGTGCAGGCGCGGATCATCAGCTCGGAACGGGCCAACCTGCCCTGGCTGCGCCACCTCTGGGAGTTCGACACGGGGGCCGTGGCCCGGCTGGTCAAGGCCGGGGAGCACGTGCCCGACGAGGTCGTCGCGGCCCGGCGGGCCGGGTGCGCGCCCGAGTCCGTCGCGACGCTGATCTACACCTCCGGGACCACGGGCCAGCCCAAGGGGTGCGTGCTGACGCACGCCAATTTCTTCGCCGAGGTCGACAATTCTGTGGAGCTGCTGCACCCCGTCTTCAAGTCGGTCAGCAAGGACCCGGCCTCGACCCTGCTCTTCCTGCCGCTGTCGCACGTCTTCGGACGGATGGTGGCCGTCGGCTGCATGCGGGCGCGGGTGAAGCTGGGGCACGCGCCGAGCATCAGCAGCGAGGACCTGCTCGCGGACCTGGCCGGCTTCCGGCCGACGTTCCTGCTGGCGATCCCGTACGTCCTGGAGAAGGTCTACAACACCGCGCGGGCGACGGCCGAGAAGATGGGCCGGGCCTCCTCCTTCGACCGGGCGGCGCGGATCGCGCGCAGCCTCGGAGAGATCGCGGTCGTGGAGGGCAAGCGGCCGGGGCTCGGCCTGCGGGTGGCCCGGGCCCTCTACGAACCGCTCGTGTACCGGCGGATCCGGGCCGCACTGGGCGGGCGCGTCCGGTACATCCTCAGCGGCGGCTCCCCGCTCGGCCGGCGCCTCGCCGCCTTCTACACGGGCGCGGGCATCGAGGTCTTCGAGGGCTACGGCCTCACGGAGACGACCGCGGCCGCGACCGTCACCCCGCCGCTGCGGCCCCGGCTGGGCACGGTGGGGTGGCCGCTGCCGGGGACGGCGGTACGGATCGCGGACGACGGGGAGGTACTGTTGCGGGGGCCGCACGTGTTCGCGGGGTACTGGAACAGCGGCATCGCGGTGGGCGGGGAACAGTGGCTGTACACGGGGGACATCGGGGAGCTCGACGCGGACGGCTACCTGACGATCACCGGGCGGAAGAAGGACGTGATCATCACCTCCGGCGGCAAGAACGTGGCCCCCGCGCCCCTGGAGGACTGGCTACGGGCCCACCCGCTGGTCGGCCAGTGCATCGTGGTCGGCGACAACCGGCCCTACGTCACCGCCCTGATCACCCTGGAACCGGAGGGCCTCCAGCACTGGCGGCAGATGCACAAGAAGACGGGCATCCCGATCAGGGAGCTGGTCGGGGACGAGGACCTGCGGGCGGACCTCCAACGGGCGGTGGACGATGCGAACCGGCTGGTGTCGCGAGCGGAGTCGATCAGGCGGTTCGCGGTCCTGGCGGGTGACTTCACGGAGGAGCGCGGCCACTTGACGCCTTCGCTGAAGCTGAAGCGGGGCGTGATCGTCCGGGACTACGCACGGGAGATCGACGCGCTGTACCGGACCTGA
- a CDS encoding DinB family protein yields MTTQDPATTPAPGPAADPKADLHFYLRSAREALLWKLEGLSEYDARRPLTPTGTNLLGLVKHAATTELGYLGDTFARLSGEPLPWVAEDAEPNADMWATPDQSRADIVALYHRAWAHADATIDALPLDTIGTVPWWPKDDNEVSLHHAVVRVIADTHRHAGHADILRELLDGAVGMQPANNGLPQADPSWWKTHHDRLEQAARDAEAIDRDTHPA; encoded by the coding sequence ATGACCACACAAGACCCCGCCACCACCCCAGCCCCAGGGCCGGCCGCAGACCCCAAGGCGGACCTCCACTTCTACCTCCGGTCCGCCCGTGAAGCCCTCCTCTGGAAGCTGGAAGGCCTCTCGGAGTACGACGCCCGCCGCCCCCTGACGCCCACCGGCACCAACCTCCTGGGCCTGGTGAAGCACGCGGCCACCACGGAGCTGGGCTACCTCGGCGACACCTTCGCCCGCCTCTCCGGCGAACCCCTCCCCTGGGTCGCGGAGGACGCCGAACCCAACGCGGACATGTGGGCCACCCCGGACCAGTCGCGCGCGGACATCGTGGCGCTCTACCACCGCGCCTGGGCGCACGCGGACGCGACGATCGACGCACTCCCGCTGGACACGATCGGCACGGTCCCGTGGTGGCCGAAGGACGACAACGAGGTCTCGCTGCACCACGCCGTGGTCCGCGTCATCGCCGACACCCACCGGCACGCCGGCCACGCCGACATCCTCCGCGAGCTGCTGGACGGCGCGGTGGGCATGCAGCCGGCCAACAACGGCCTCCCCCAGGCCGACCCGTCCTGGTGGAAGACCCACCACGACCGCCTGGAGCAGGCGGCCCGGGACGCCGAAGCGATCGACCGGGACACCCACCCCGCCTAG
- a CDS encoding DUF7373 family lipoprotein → MKSVVRGTVCGVALMAALTGCGGGGDADAGAAVGVVGIGGGGEKGKKKSGTLSVPQLWSALPTNEALGDVWVGDDLAVIDGERARQACAEETGTACNGVVAAGHKEAAVRGDASSDRAEFTLFSFDSQQAASAAVKGLAAKMASREPAPQPTKLAAGADETEAFTNGRNRTDVVMRVGNVVAYVLASVSEDNGSALRMATLQVDLIKKAA, encoded by the coding sequence GTGAAGTCCGTCGTGCGGGGGACCGTGTGTGGGGTGGCGCTGATGGCGGCGCTGACCGGTTGTGGGGGTGGCGGGGACGCCGATGCGGGTGCGGCCGTAGGCGTCGTCGGAATCGGAGGCGGCGGCGAGAAGGGCAAGAAGAAGTCCGGCACGCTGTCCGTGCCGCAGCTCTGGTCGGCGCTCCCGACCAATGAGGCCCTGGGTGACGTCTGGGTCGGAGATGACTTGGCCGTGATCGACGGGGAGCGGGCGCGCCAAGCCTGCGCCGAAGAGACCGGCACCGCGTGCAACGGGGTGGTGGCCGCGGGCCACAAGGAGGCCGCGGTGAGGGGGGACGCGAGCAGCGACAGGGCCGAGTTCACCCTCTTCTCCTTCGATTCGCAACAAGCCGCGAGCGCCGCGGTGAAGGGTCTGGCGGCCAAGATGGCCAGCCGCGAGCCCGCACCCCAGCCGACGAAGCTCGCGGCCGGCGCGGACGAAACCGAGGCGTTCACCAACGGCAGGAACAGGACCGACGTCGTCATGCGCGTCGGCAATGTCGTGGCGTACGTCCTGGCGAGCGTGAGCGAGGACAACGGCAGCGCGCTGCGGATGGCCACGCTCCAGGTCGACCTGATCAAGAAGGCCGCCTGA
- a CDS encoding CGNR zinc finger domain-containing protein: protein MVRFGHIAGDRMLDLVNTVAWRLGGPERTEALKAYSDVVEWCVESDLLGADEAAVLHDLAGRDGALAERERQQVVEARERAYGVLFDGDPEAAADLASMYRAAIAEADLVRMGRRWQWQDREAGLRTPRDRIVRGLVTLTQREDLDRLHQCEDAKCGWVYLDTSPRRNRRWCDTKDCGDRNRARAYYARQKAKGLQS, encoded by the coding sequence ATGGTGAGGTTCGGCCACATCGCGGGCGACCGCATGCTCGACCTGGTGAACACCGTTGCCTGGCGGCTCGGCGGACCCGAACGCACCGAGGCCCTGAAGGCCTACTCCGACGTCGTCGAGTGGTGCGTCGAATCCGACCTGCTCGGCGCGGACGAGGCCGCGGTGCTGCACGACCTCGCCGGCCGGGACGGCGCCCTGGCCGAGCGGGAGCGGCAGCAGGTCGTCGAAGCCCGCGAGAGGGCCTACGGAGTCCTCTTCGACGGCGATCCCGAAGCCGCCGCGGACCTCGCGAGCATGTACCGGGCGGCGATCGCCGAAGCCGACCTGGTCCGCATGGGCCGCCGTTGGCAGTGGCAGGACCGGGAGGCAGGCCTCCGTACGCCCCGCGATCGCATCGTCCGCGGGCTCGTGACCCTCACCCAGCGCGAGGACCTCGACCGCCTCCACCAATGCGAAGACGCCAAGTGCGGCTGGGTGTACCTCGATACGTCACCGCGGCGCAACCGCCGCTGGTGCGACACGAAGGACTGCGGCGACCGCAACCGCGCCCGCGCCTACTACGCCCGGCAGAAGGCGAAGGGCCTCCAGTCCTGA